GGGCAGGTCTTCGCACCCTACAAATCCAAGCAGTACGAAGCCGGCGTCAAGGTCGATTGGGGTAGCGTGATCACCACCGCGTCGGTCTTCCAGATCGACCGGCCCAACGCCATCACGGATCCGGACACCAACATCTACAGCTTCGATGGCGAACAGCGCAATCGCGGCGTGGAGCTGTCGGCCTATGGCGAACTGACGCGCGGCCTGCGCGTCATGACCAGCGCGACGTTCTTCGACGCCAAGCTCAAGCGTACGGCGGGTGGCGTGAACGACGGCAACGATGCCAACGGCGTGCCGGACAGCACCTTCAACGCGGGCGTGGATTGGGATACGCCGTGGGTGCGGGGGCTGAGCCTGAACGCGCGCGTCATCCACACGTCGTCGACGTACTTCAATGCGGCGAACACCTTCAAGGTACCCTCGTGGACGCGCTTTGACGTCGGCGCGCGCTACGCCACCGACGTGATGGGCAAGTCGGTGGTGTTCCGCGCCAACATCGAAAACCTGTTCAACAAGGACTACTGGCTGGTCAGTGGGACCTACGCCACGGTCGCGGCGCCGCGCACCTTGCTGCTGTCGGCGCAGATCGATTTCTGAAAGAGGGAAGGGGCATCTTGCGGGGTATAGGAACAGGGATGGGGCGCACCGGCGCGCTCATCGTTCGCATCGTTCTGGCCATCGGCGGCGGTTACGCGCTGGCGGCCCTGGCAAGCGTGGCGGCGCTCGCGCTGCCCATCAGCCGCCCGCAGGCGGTGCTGACCGGCATGCTGGCCAGTTTCGCCATTTACGCCGGCGCCGTGGTCTGGGTCTTCGCCGCATATACGGGCCGCGGGATACGCCAGACCATGTCGGACCTGCACACCTGGGCCGGCCTGCTGGCGGGCTGGGTCCTGTATGCGATGTTCCTGACCGGCACGGTGAGCTACTTCAAGGAGGAAATTTCCCAGTGGATGCGGCCCGAGCTGCCGCACCAGGCCCAGTTGGGAGACCCCGCCGCCACCGCGCAACGCGTCGCCGACGAAATGCGGGTGCTGGCCGCCGGCACCACGCAATGGAATATGGAGCTGCCCACGCCGCGCAGCAATGTCGTCGACGTGTTCTGGCGCCTGCCCAGCGCCGAGCCGGGCCGGCGCTCCTTCGGTTCGGCGACGCTGGATCCCGACAGCGGCCGCCAGGTGGCCGCGCGCGCCACCCAGGGCGGCGATTTCTTCTACCGCTTCCACTTCCAGTTCCACTACATGTCGGCCTTCTGGGGGCGATGGCTGGCCGGCCTGTGCGCGATGTTCATGCTGGTGGCCATCGTCAGCGGCGTCATCACGCACAAGAAGATCTTCGTCGACTTCTTCACGTTCCGCTGGGGCAAGGGCCAGCGCTCCTGGCTGGACGCGCACAACGCGCTGTCCGTGTTCGGCCTGCCCTTCCACCTGATGATCACCTACACCGGGCTGGTCACCTTGATGGCGATGTACATGCCCTGGGGGCAGCAGGTCGCGATCAAGACCCCGGAGCAGCGCCAGGCGCTGACGGCGCAGCTCAATACCTTCATCCAGCCGGGCAAGCCCAGCGGCCAGCCCGCCGCGCTGGCGCCCATCGACCAGATGGTGCGGCAGGCCCAGGCGCGCTGGGGCACCGACCAGGTGGGACGCGTGACGGTGACGCTGCCCGGCGATGCCGCGTCGCGCGTCGCCGTCACCCGCGGCGAGGCCGACAGGCCGTCGAGGAGCCCGCACTATCTGTTGTTCGAAGGCGCCACCGGCAAGCTGCTGCAGGTGTACGACAGTGTCGGCCCGGCGGCCGAGGTCAGGGGCGTGATGTACGCCCTGCATCTGGGGCGCTTCAGCGACCTGGAGCTGCGCTGGCTGTATTTCATCGTCAGCCTGGCGGGCACGGCCATGGTCGGCACCGGCCTGGTGATGTGGACCGTCAAGCGGCGGCAGAAGCTGCCGGATCCGCAGCGCCCGCATTTTGGGTTCCGGCTGGTCGAGCGGCTGAACATCGCCGCCATCGCCGGGCTGTCCGTGGCGATGACGGCGTTTCTCTGGGGCAACCGGCTGCTGCCGGCCGGCCTGGACGCGCGCGCCGCCAGGGAGAT
This genomic interval from Bordetella genomosp. 8 contains the following:
- a CDS encoding PepSY-associated TM helix domain-containing protein; this encodes MSDLHTWAGLLAGWVLYAMFLTGTVSYFKEEISQWMRPELPHQAQLGDPAATAQRVADEMRVLAAGTTQWNMELPTPRSNVVDVFWRLPSAEPGRRSFGSATLDPDSGRQVAARATQGGDFFYRFHFQFHYMSAFWGRWLAGLCAMFMLVAIVSGVITHKKIFVDFFTFRWGKGQRSWLDAHNALSVFGLPFHLMITYTGLVTLMAMYMPWGQQVAIKTPEQRQALTAQLNTFIQPGKPSGQPAALAPIDQMVRQAQARWGTDQVGRVTVTLPGDAASRVAVTRGEADRPSRSPHYLLFEGATGKLLQVYDSVGPAAEVRGVMYALHLGRFSDLELRWLYFIVSLAGTAMVGTGLVMWTVKRRQKLPDPQRPHFGFRLVERLNIAAIAGLSVAMTAFLWGNRLLPAGLDARAAREIDLFFAVWAATLLYALARPARRAWLELLWLAAALLAALPVVNALTTQRPLWHSIATGDWVYAGFDLMLWLFAALHAALAVRMARHRPRAPRGAAR